A genomic region of Hydrogenovibrio crunogenus contains the following coding sequences:
- a CDS encoding PhoH family protein, which translates to MTTLHTIQFHLTPEDNDALANLCGWHSEHLSQLELRLGVEINHLGFKFSVTGLAERLVQTEQFIRDLYQMAQKEPLDPPKVHLALQSLGFDEAKAMDDDQLLIKTRKKTIKTRNANQANYIQSVKEYDVSFGIGPAGTGKTYLAVATAVEALESEQVRRIILTRPAVEAGEKLGFLPGDLNQKVDPYLRPLFDALFEMLGFETVEKLIEKHIIEIAPLAFMRGRTLNESFIILDEAQNTTTEQMKMFLTRIGFGSKAVVTGDITQCDLPNHQRSGLRHVIEVLEGVPGIGFTFYQSQDVVRHNLVQKIVQAYDQFDRRSAAK; encoded by the coding sequence TTGACAACGCTTCACACCATACAATTTCATTTAACTCCTGAAGATAATGATGCACTGGCCAACCTTTGCGGGTGGCACAGTGAACATTTGTCTCAGCTTGAGCTGCGTCTAGGTGTTGAAATAAACCATTTGGGGTTTAAGTTTAGTGTCACTGGGCTGGCAGAGCGGTTGGTGCAAACTGAACAGTTCATTCGTGACTTGTACCAAATGGCGCAGAAAGAGCCTCTGGACCCTCCGAAGGTACATCTTGCCTTGCAGTCACTGGGGTTTGATGAAGCCAAAGCCATGGATGATGATCAATTATTAATCAAAACGCGAAAGAAAACCATCAAGACGCGTAATGCTAACCAAGCCAACTATATTCAATCTGTAAAAGAGTATGATGTCAGCTTTGGTATCGGTCCGGCAGGAACGGGTAAAACCTATTTAGCGGTTGCCACTGCTGTTGAAGCATTGGAGTCGGAACAGGTTCGTCGCATTATTTTGACGCGCCCGGCTGTTGAAGCTGGTGAAAAGCTTGGTTTCTTACCGGGAGACCTCAATCAAAAGGTGGATCCTTATTTACGTCCCTTATTTGATGCTCTTTTTGAGATGCTCGGGTTTGAAACAGTTGAAAAGTTGATTGAAAAACATATTATTGAGATTGCGCCGCTTGCTTTTATGCGTGGTCGTACGTTAAATGAATCTTTTATTATTTTAGATGAAGCTCAAAACACGACAACTGAACAGATGAAAATGTTTTTGACTCGAATTGGTTTTGGGTCGAAAGCGGTCGTTACCGGTGACATTACGCAGTGTGATTTACCGAACCATCAACGGTCAGGGTTAAGACACGTGATTGAAGTGTTGGAAGGGGTTCCAGGAATTGGCTTCACCTTTTATCAATCTCAAGACGTGGTGCGCCATAACTTGGTGCAAAAGATTGTTCAAGCTTACGATCAATTTGATAGAAGGAGTGCGGCAAAATGA
- the lnt gene encoding apolipoprotein N-acyltransferase produces the protein MSRQKKMQRMFPVSPSRFMKRFLSFFKPSKPLLSAFVLGAMMVFAHAPVAIAPLAVIALAGLFWLWFKAGSKKETTQIGLWFGLGFFGVGVSWLISSMYIYADVNLVLAILATFIFILFLSLYFMLAGWLVGLLKSADKVAFSWVLVMPAVWVFAEWLRATLFGGFPFLMTGNTHLLTWLDGYAPVFGVLGVSWAVAMTAGILLWLYQVRAWIGASFLLAVLWLTGAALKNVQWVEPEGKPVKVALLQGNVKQDQKWDRAHFIPTLKTYVSLTKQNLDADLIVWPETAVPAYYDTVENGVLRSFIKDTQLLETDVLMGVITRNRQTGEYFNALVNARNPEQVYHKKHLVPFSEYFPFSKILKTLSLMFDIPFSEFTHGAPDQEPLALGKHKVGVSVCYEMAFGEELADSAKTSSYLVTVSNDAWFAHTFEPAQQVQDVQMRAIELGREIARTTNTGYTVIVGTDGQIKQEIPPYETGVLRGEVQPYTGTTPFVEWKQLPLLLLLSVVMSFLAARKIALLPLVQAKK, from the coding sequence ATGAGTCGTCAGAAAAAAATGCAACGGATGTTTCCAGTCAGTCCTAGTCGATTTATGAAACGATTCCTTTCTTTTTTTAAACCGTCCAAACCATTATTGAGTGCTTTTGTACTTGGCGCTATGATGGTGTTTGCGCATGCACCTGTGGCCATCGCTCCTTTGGCTGTCATTGCGTTAGCTGGCCTATTCTGGCTTTGGTTTAAAGCAGGCTCTAAAAAAGAGACGACTCAAATCGGACTTTGGTTTGGCCTAGGCTTTTTTGGGGTGGGGGTGAGCTGGTTAATTTCCAGCATGTATATTTATGCGGACGTGAACCTTGTCTTGGCGATTCTAGCCACCTTTATTTTTATTTTATTCTTATCGTTGTATTTTATGCTGGCTGGCTGGTTGGTTGGCTTGCTGAAAAGTGCTGATAAGGTCGCTTTTAGTTGGGTGTTGGTCATGCCAGCTGTTTGGGTGTTTGCAGAATGGTTGAGAGCGACCTTATTTGGTGGGTTTCCTTTTTTAATGACAGGAAACACGCACCTGTTGACCTGGCTGGATGGCTATGCGCCCGTTTTTGGGGTGTTGGGGGTCAGTTGGGCAGTGGCGATGACAGCGGGTATTTTGTTGTGGTTATACCAAGTCAGGGCTTGGATTGGTGCCAGTTTTCTATTAGCAGTGCTTTGGTTGACAGGCGCGGCATTAAAAAATGTGCAATGGGTTGAGCCGGAAGGAAAACCGGTAAAAGTGGCCTTGTTGCAAGGGAATGTTAAACAGGATCAAAAGTGGGATCGAGCTCACTTTATACCGACCTTGAAAACGTATGTTAGTTTGACAAAACAGAATCTGGATGCCGATTTGATCGTCTGGCCTGAAACCGCTGTGCCAGCGTATTATGATACGGTTGAAAACGGAGTGTTGCGCTCTTTTATTAAGGATACTCAGTTACTGGAAACCGATGTTTTGATGGGGGTGATTACTCGCAACCGACAAACAGGCGAGTATTTTAATGCACTGGTCAATGCTAGAAATCCTGAGCAAGTCTATCATAAAAAACACCTCGTACCATTTAGTGAGTACTTCCCTTTTTCTAAAATCTTAAAAACCTTAAGTTTGATGTTTGATATCCCGTTTTCGGAATTTACGCATGGCGCACCCGATCAAGAGCCTTTAGCGTTAGGGAAACATAAAGTAGGGGTGTCGGTCTGTTATGAAATGGCCTTTGGTGAAGAGTTGGCTGATTCGGCTAAAACCTCCAGTTATTTGGTGACCGTGAGTAATGATGCCTGGTTTGCACATACGTTTGAGCCGGCTCAGCAAGTACAGGATGTGCAGATGCGCGCAATTGAGCTAGGACGAGAGATCGCGCGAACGACTAATACAGGTTATACCGTCATTGTAGGAACGGATGGACAAATCAAACAAGAAATTCCACCTTATGAAACCGGGGTGTTGAGAGGTGAAGTGCAGCCTTATACGGGCACAACGCCTTTTGTGGAATGGAAGCAACTCCCTTTGCTATTGTTGCTCAGTGTTGTGATGAGCTTTTTAGCCGCTCGAAAAATAGCGTTGCTGCCACTTGTTCAGGCAAAAAAATAG
- the ybeY gene encoding rRNA maturation RNase YbeY yields the protein MIHLDYQVAVEEVEEADLPTYEQCLKWVEAALLDDRLDGETELTIRIVDEDEIQTLNRDFRGKDKTTNVLSFPFENPPVLVDLGEELPYIGDLVICAEVVKQEAKAQHKPLEAHWAHMVVHGCLHLQGMDHIDDEEAIKMEALEAEILADFGYDSPYESD from the coding sequence ATGATACACCTAGATTATCAAGTAGCAGTCGAAGAGGTTGAAGAAGCTGATTTACCGACCTATGAACAATGTTTGAAGTGGGTTGAAGCCGCATTGCTGGATGATCGTTTGGACGGTGAAACGGAGTTAACGATTCGCATTGTCGATGAAGATGAAATTCAAACGCTTAATCGTGATTTTCGAGGAAAAGATAAAACCACCAATGTACTGTCTTTTCCATTTGAAAATCCTCCGGTTTTAGTGGACCTCGGTGAGGAGTTGCCATATATCGGGGATTTGGTCATTTGTGCCGAGGTGGTGAAACAAGAAGCCAAAGCACAACACAAACCCTTGGAAGCACACTGGGCACACATGGTCGTTCATGGATGTTTGCATCTTCAAGGGATGGACCATATAGACGATGAAGAAGCCATTAAGATGGAAGCATTGGAGGCTGAAATCTTAGCGGATTTCGGTTATGACTCACCTTATGAATCGGATTGA
- the miaB gene encoding tRNA (N6-isopentenyl adenosine(37)-C2)-methylthiotransferase MiaB: protein MSELQSRTSPFSGGLFIKTYGCQMNEYDSDRMAKLLEKTYGLSLVETPEEADMLLLNTCSVREKAQEKVFDELGRWKKWKAAKPNRVIGVGGCVASQEGDVIRKRAPLVDVIFGPQTLHRLPAMIEEALALRTATEQDKKLKKRAIIDISFPEIEKFDNLAEPESNGVSAFVSVMEGCSKYCTFCVVPYTRGEEFSRPFSDVMAEIESLAQQGVREVNLLGQNVNAYRGEMPDGEVADLAVLIHAVRAVEGIDRIRFTTSHPNEMTQSLIDCYAEVPELVSHLHLPIQSGSDRVLAMMKRNHMAIEYKATIRKIRKIRPDLSLSGDFIVGFPGETCDDFKETLALVKEMNYDRSFSFIYSPRPGTPAASLPDDVELHMKKRRLQALQAMLNEQTAAISDGMVGTTQRVLVERLSRNSTNEVSGRTENNRVVNFEGQPELIGQFVDVLIEEAYTNSLKGKLVATPEAEQFSQRQFYAL from the coding sequence ATGTCAGAATTACAGTCACGCACGTCACCATTCTCAGGTGGTTTATTCATCAAAACTTACGGGTGTCAGATGAATGAATACGATTCAGATCGTATGGCAAAGTTGTTAGAAAAAACCTATGGACTGAGTCTGGTGGAAACACCTGAAGAAGCCGATATGTTGCTTTTGAATACGTGCTCTGTACGAGAGAAAGCACAAGAAAAAGTGTTTGATGAACTTGGACGTTGGAAAAAGTGGAAAGCGGCAAAGCCGAACCGAGTGATTGGTGTTGGTGGTTGCGTAGCCTCCCAGGAAGGGGATGTGATTCGTAAACGTGCCCCTTTAGTGGATGTCATTTTTGGTCCGCAGACCTTACATCGTTTACCGGCGATGATCGAAGAAGCCTTAGCTTTACGAACTGCTACTGAGCAAGATAAAAAATTGAAGAAGCGAGCGATTATCGACATTTCTTTCCCTGAAATTGAAAAGTTTGATAACTTAGCCGAACCCGAGTCAAATGGCGTGTCGGCCTTTGTGTCTGTCATGGAAGGGTGCTCAAAATATTGTACTTTCTGTGTCGTGCCTTACACTCGTGGTGAAGAATTCAGCCGACCTTTTTCAGATGTCATGGCTGAAATTGAATCTTTAGCTCAACAAGGTGTGCGAGAAGTCAACTTACTCGGGCAAAATGTCAATGCGTATCGCGGTGAGATGCCGGATGGCGAAGTGGCTGATTTAGCGGTTTTAATTCATGCTGTCAGAGCCGTTGAAGGCATTGATCGTATTCGTTTTACCACATCACACCCAAATGAGATGACACAAAGTTTAATTGATTGTTATGCCGAGGTGCCGGAATTGGTTTCGCATTTACATTTACCGATTCAGTCTGGCTCTGATAGAGTCTTGGCGATGATGAAACGCAATCATATGGCCATCGAATATAAAGCGACGATTCGTAAAATTCGTAAAATTCGACCTGATTTGAGTTTGTCGGGTGATTTTATTGTCGGTTTCCCAGGGGAAACGTGCGATGACTTTAAAGAAACGCTCGCCTTGGTAAAAGAAATGAACTATGACCGTTCTTTCAGTTTTATCTACAGCCCTCGTCCAGGAACGCCTGCTGCGAGTTTGCCTGATGATGTTGAATTGCATATGAAAAAACGTCGTTTACAAGCCCTGCAAGCGATGTTGAATGAGCAAACGGCTGCAATTAGTGATGGGATGGTTGGGACAACACAGCGCGTGCTTGTTGAAAGACTGTCGCGTAATTCAACTAATGAAGTGTCAGGGCGTACGGAAAATAATCGAGTCGTGAATTTTGAAGGGCAGCCAGAACTGATTGGTCAATTTGTAGATGTCTTAATTGAAGAAGCCTATACCAACTCTTTGAAAGGGAAGTTGGTGGCAACACCGGAAGCCGAGCAGTTTTCTCAACGACAGTTTTATGCGTTGTAA
- a CDS encoding HlyC/CorC family transporter, producing MSDSSSGSSWFEKLSKLFSDEPESREDLDSFLQEAQAQDLIDKDALLMIQGVLDVSEARVRDVMIPKVQMSCVDEADELDVILETMLDAAHSRYPVLSADTDEVIGILLAKDVLRAVVKHQLTDKTQLEELYRTPVLVSESKRLNVLLREFKNSRNHMALVVDEYGEVAGLVTIEDVLEQIVGDIEDEHDEDDDNIQKHISGAYAVKAITSLDEFNQFFNTTFEDELLETIGGIVAKRLGKIPEEDEVFEIEGLRITVLKADERRVENFLVEEKSVFDDEESDSEDESQESKSSEVSETSEPSSNESSEKNATDVSSQS from the coding sequence ATGAGTGACAGTAGTAGCGGTTCTTCGTGGTTTGAAAAGCTTTCCAAGTTATTTTCAGATGAACCGGAGAGCCGGGAAGATTTAGATTCATTTTTGCAAGAAGCCCAAGCACAGGACTTGATTGATAAAGATGCGCTGTTAATGATTCAAGGGGTGTTGGATGTGTCGGAAGCGCGTGTCCGAGATGTTATGATTCCAAAGGTGCAAATGTCTTGTGTGGATGAAGCGGATGAATTAGATGTCATTTTAGAGACTATGCTGGATGCAGCGCATTCTCGTTATCCAGTATTGTCCGCAGATACCGATGAGGTGATTGGTATTTTACTGGCGAAAGATGTCTTGCGTGCGGTTGTCAAACATCAGCTAACCGATAAGACTCAGCTGGAAGAACTCTACCGAACGCCAGTTTTGGTATCGGAGAGTAAGCGCTTAAATGTGTTGCTTAGAGAGTTTAAAAACAGTCGAAATCACATGGCTTTGGTGGTGGACGAATATGGCGAAGTCGCAGGACTGGTCACCATTGAAGATGTCTTGGAGCAAATTGTTGGAGACATCGAAGATGAGCATGACGAAGATGATGACAATATCCAAAAACATATTTCCGGTGCTTATGCGGTAAAAGCAATAACGTCCTTGGATGAATTTAACCAGTTTTTTAATACAACCTTTGAAGATGAATTGTTGGAAACCATTGGCGGCATTGTTGCCAAACGGTTAGGAAAAATTCCAGAAGAAGATGAGGTTTTTGAAATTGAAGGGTTGAGAATCACCGTGCTAAAAGCTGATGAACGCCGAGTAGAAAACTTTTTGGTAGAAGAAAAGTCGGTGTTTGATGACGAAGAGTCTGACTCAGAAGACGAGTCACAAGAGTCAAAATCATCAGAGGTTAGCGAGACTTCTGAGCCATCATCAAATGAGTCGTCAGAAAAAAATGCAACGGATGTTTCCAGTCAGTCCTAG
- a CDS encoding zinc ribbon-containing protein: protein MSENKMLAAYRHILEKAKESLIQADMKSWDLLGKAVHKVEEKESVLEELSREQLEQVQEDVKADIFQLAEYMEEFNEGVESFIEMDLPIIEKYLEEKALSLSDPTDLMILKLRITAAMNPEKSL, encoded by the coding sequence ATGAGTGAAAATAAAATGTTGGCAGCCTATCGTCACATCTTGGAAAAAGCAAAAGAATCGCTCATTCAAGCGGACATGAAAAGCTGGGATTTACTTGGCAAAGCCGTACACAAAGTAGAAGAAAAAGAATCGGTTCTAGAAGAATTGAGTCGAGAGCAATTAGAGCAGGTTCAAGAAGATGTCAAAGCCGATATTTTTCAACTTGCCGAATATATGGAAGAGTTCAACGAGGGGGTAGAATCCTTTATTGAAATGGACCTGCCGATTATTGAAAAATATTTGGAAGAAAAAGCGCTTAGCTTGTCAGATCCAACAGATTTAATGATTTTAAAACTGCGCATTACGGCCGCAATGAATCCTGAAAAATCACTTTAA